The Carassius auratus strain Wakin chromosome 11, ASM336829v1, whole genome shotgun sequence DNA window ATGTGATGAAAGACCTTGTTAAAATAATCTTGGGATCCTCATAAAGGATTTACAGAgcagtttagtttattttctcaTTTCACTGGTATTATTGGTCCTTGTGTTGTTACTTCTATAACTACTAACTGATCACTTAATAGGAATCTTTGATATGTAAATGTTGGTGgttttgtgtgtaaatataacTAGGATGAGACATTATTGCAGCTttgtttaaatattgattttgggAGGAAATTTTGACTTCAGAAAGTTACAATATGCTTCCACAGAACAACAAACTCGTCTTAAATGATAGAGGTACATCAGTTTCTTTTCAATTAGGAGTTTCTCCACTGTCTGCTCTCTAGTGTTTAAGCAAAGTCTAATtagaacacaatgaaaatgattaTCCTTCACAATGTTTCTCACCCTCTTCTGCAGAATGTACCACAGCAATCTGGCTGAAGGGACCTTCTCCTTTCTTGTTGTAGGCCTTGATTCTGACCTCAAAAGGGCAGTAGGCTGACAGACTCTCATTACTGTACACATATCGTGATGACTCCACGTGTGGCACTCTCACCACCATCCATGTTGGCATGCCTTGCTTTCTGAATGCCAGGATATAACCAAAGCCATCTCCATTCTGATACTCCCTGGCCATGGTCTGCAATTCATTCcagtagaaaatgtttttttttgtctcattatGGAACAGAAGGTGAGTGTTGAGTAATAAAGACATTGATTGACCATCTGTTCGCAACTCTACATACTGattaaaaagaataaagcaatctaATATGAAATTATAGCAATAGAGGTCCATGGCACTTACAGTCCATGTAATGATAAGTTCATTACGgtttcctccacctccaccaagTCCACTGGGAGCCACAGTGGGTGCtgtaagataaataataaaataataacccaattatataatggaaaaaaatacattaccgTTTTCCaaacattactattttattttatatattatatatctatattatagtTATAATGATATTCAATATTGAAATTTTTGTTCAATACTACCAAATTTGTAATTGTTCTGACCTGCTTGTTTGGTTCGGACAGGCTGGGAGGGCATGCTTGGTTCTCCACTACCCAAAATGTTGCTGGCTATAACCTGGAATTCATAATCCATCCAGGGTCGAAGATCTATCACACGTGCAGACTCAGCATTTCCTTCTATGTTCGCAGGGTCTGGAGGAACCATAACAAACAATcataacataaacaaacaatcataACATGATGTATGATGGTCtaacacaaatacattttcaatatagCAAAGGGTGTTGTGAGTTTGACAGTTTTCTTacttcaaaacaaataaatgaaatatttacatttttaagcaaTATGTGTGCAACCGTgactaaagcaaaaaaaaatgattacaagatgaatatgaaataaaactACAAATGATTACAAgatgaatatgaaataaaactacaaattgtcacatttttttaatttggtgttccaacacatacatgttttaccaacTGGAAGATCAGCTTCATCCCCCTAGTTGATGAGAACtgttgaatttgttttaattttgcaaattaaatcaatgtagtgttctaagtgttcagctgtgtgcTGTTGCATTAATTATTCAGATATTAAAAGgagggaatgtgtcttatcaataatatatactttgcttctgcattctaagtcttgtaTTCGATGATGACACATGCAAACTTTATAAAATTTGTATTCTAATATataaaagaggaagtcaattaaaaacaaagggcatggagaaatcaagagtttggaaaccaccggcgacatcagcaaccaaaaatgacctgatcggctgagaaaaacaGAGGAGTTGACAAATCATAAGAGCCGTGTAAAAGAACCTTAAAACACACGTCTGTAAAACCACCAACAACCTCTAGAAACTGGGGAGATGCTCTGACAATCTACTGTCCGTAGGAGACACAGAATTAAAGAGGCTCCACAGCAAAATGCAAACCTCTGACAAGCACCAAAAACAGAAAGGCAAGATTAGAGTTGGCAAAAGCCAGTAGAGTTTTGCATGCATGACTGTCTCTGGAACAGGCCCTCTCAATTTTAAtaatgacttaatgtatgatggcagtagcagaatgaatttggaagggtacaaaatcatcttggctaccaatattcaagaaaatgccaccaaactcatcaGAAAGCGCTTCATATTGCATCAGGACAATGGCCCAAAACACCCTACCAGTTCTGTCAAAGtgtttatcagggcaaagaaatgtaaagtcttagatttcccaaatcaatctccagatttcaATTTGATTGAGCAGGAATTTCACCATCTGAAGAGGAGACAAAAGGCAAAAACTCCTCAAAACAAGCAGCAGATGGAactggctgcattaaaggctgggaAAAGCTTTTCAAAGGATGAGACCAAGAGTCGAGTGATGTCCATGCGtcgcagactcactgctctgattgcatggaAAGAAATCTGTGAAACATaatagcttttaatcttttacatctgtcTTATGTTCTTATGTTCAGCTGTctcaatacttatgctcacataaGGTAGTGGGATGAACTATAAAATGCTGtcttttttatttggtaaaacatgtatgtgttgaaacgcccaataataaaatgtgaaattctgTAGTTTTGTGTTATATTCATCTTTTGATCATGTTTGGAAATGTTTTAACTCCACAGCAAAAAAAGCAACTGAGGGCAAAAAAAGGGGGACTGTGAAGAATTCAGGGTTATGAAATAAAGTTCTAaacatttatagaaaaaaaaacacttttcattaTAAGcctatttgtaataatatttatgcaaaaatataaattctacTATTATGCAGTAAGTTGTGTTTGTATTGCATCAAAATAGCCCATGACCTCACCTGTCCTCATCCTCTTCCAGTCGTGAGTCTGTGAGGATCGGCCCAGGATGACATACTTGCCAATGGGACTGTGGTTATCATATCCACGACTCCATCTCAGCTCAACTGAAGTGTCATTGACACTAGTCACCAATAAACCTCCAGGAGGTCCTGGTGGGCCtgtaaagaaagaaacatttagcTTTACCAGAAaataaacttcttctttttttatatatatatttatattcatgcacACGGCTAGTTGGGTCAGCTTTCTTAAACAAAATCTGTACCAAATGGGCATATGGGAACTAAACCCCAAGGAAATAGATCTGCtaaatttatatttcatgactcTACATTTCATGCATTCTCACAGGGCTGAGAGCTGAGAGTTGTCTGAGCAAAAATGATCAAGCTAAGGTAAAACACAAATGCAGGGCTGCAGGCTGGTGAACTGAGCTTTCATAAGGTCTCTATCAGTGCTCGGCCAGCTGGAAGCCCTCACCCCTCACAACCAGCTTGGCCGAGGCCACAGCACTGTCCACCACCGTCTGGGCCGTGCAGGTGTATGTGCCAGCGTGACTGAGCTGTCCGTTCACTATCAACAGGTCACCAATCGTCTCTTTCTATATAAAATGACAGGGAAAAGAAAAGTAAACTGTGTTAGAAGTAACCCAAAACCCAGAAGCCCACTTCAACTTCATAGGAGTTTTATCATGGTTTTTATTACATGCTTAATCTGGAGAGGTTTCGAATTTGGAATTTTAAAATTGACTGTACAGAATATAATATGTCTAAAAGGCATTTACTTTGAAGTGAATCCTATTAAAGCTAATCTCAGAGTGTGTGAAGAGCCTGCCGCTATTGGAATACAAATTCAAATTGTTTTACtaatctttttaatttaaaattttaagaaCATAACtagattttcacattttattaaagaaGGTGTAAGTGGtatttgctagggtgttgtgggtggttgtcagAGATCCTCTATGCTCTAAGTTGTTTTTAGCATAAACTTTCTCtttatcaaaaatgaaaaaaaaaaaaaaatcaataacaataaaaaaaaaaatacattttaaaatatattaaaatataaaacaattattttcacaatataattgtttatactgtgtatttgatcaaattaacacagccttggtgagcataacatacttaaatttttgtgtaaatcttaAAGAGTTAATGTACTGAAGTGTACAGTTTTTTAAACACCCACTGACATCAAGTGCTCACCCCCTCCAAACGCCGATAGTTTCCATTTGGTTCCTCGAGGTCCAGCAGAACTCCATTGAGGAACCAGGTGAAGGTGAGATCCATAGTAGGGTCATGTGACGCATGGCACTGCAGAGTGGCATTTTCACCCTGATTGATGTCAGCATTAGAGGGTGCTAATGTGATTTTTGTGGCATCTGTTTGAGAAAATGGTGAAAAACATAACTTCATAAACTGAAAGAATCTGCACCCACATTAGTATTTTAAAGGTTTATGTGCAGATCaataagacaaaaacacactcagGCTTAAAATCATAAGATATGTGAACATGCAGATAGAAAGGTGTTTACATCCAAAGCAAACTAGGCTAAAAAGCTCATAAAGTCTATAAAGTCCCGATAAAGAAACATTGTTTATGGGTTTTACAGGATCTTACACTTTTCAAGTGTAATCTGtgttaaaaaaaactatgcataTAAACTCCCACTTCTGCAACAATATTTAGTGCAAAACAGATAACCTGAGACcttttaaagtagataaaaatacaaaaaaatgtgttttgttaccTCTGACAGACAGGTGTCCCGTGCTGTTGGCTTTGCCAAGGTAGTTTTCTGCAAAGCAGGTGTACTTTCCCTCATCGGAGCGACTGATATTGTAGATCCACAGAACTCCATCTGGAGTGACTGTTATCCTGGAGAAAAATCCTCTTTTTGAGATCACTGTACTCAAAGCATCTACAAACAGCTCACAAGGCCATGTTTTAAAGCATTTAGGAGGTCTTTGAAACACTTTGAAACATTACTGGATTACCTGGTACTATTGGTCAGTAGCTCTGTGCCACGGCTCCAGAAGAGAGTGGGTTTAGGAGCCGCCCGAGGCTTACACTCCATTTTCACCTGTCCACCACGAGCAGCAGGAACAAGCTTACGTACTGGATTTAACCTGAAGTCTGGAGCCTGAACTAAAATCCGGTGACAGGACGAGGAGGAAGGGAGATGGGGAACCATACAGAGAGGATTTAAACACAGATCATACTATAATTGGGGTTCAGGTATGACTGGGTGGGCACAAGGGGGTTTGAAGTGCATTAAGGTAGATAACAAGAGAAATGTGTCAATGTTTTACGCAGTTGCAttcttttttgctttcattttgaaATTCATTTGTGCTCACCTTGAACTCTGAGCTCAGCGTTTGAGTAAATGGTGCCATGTTTGTTTTCGGCCACACACTGATACATCCCTGAATCCTCCAAGGCGAGGTTACTGATCCTCAGTCGCCCGTTAATCACTTCCACACGGTCCTGCGGACAGGTAATTGTAAGAGACATGATGCACATTCACATTAATGCCAGCAGAGGGCCACACGACATTTCTCTTATCAATATACCTGCAGCTGAGAAAATAATGAGCAGGTTATTCACTGTCACATCTCCCTGCCTCAAAGACATGAAGAGTTTTCTAAAAATGAGTTAGCATATATCAGTCTTGACAGTCAGAGGTCCTGTTCATTTCTGATAACACACACATTGTCAGATGACAATCCAGCTAGTTtagtgtgtgcatgcgtgcataTATGGCTGACCTGTGTGGTGAGGGGCTGTCCGTTACGGAGCCATCCAATGGTGGGTCTCGGTTTGCCCGAAGCAGCACAGCTCCACTGCAGCTCCGAACTGATTTCCACCTCAGAGTCACTCATGACCTGAAGCCACTCAGGCTGGGCTGGGAAGAGAGAACACAAACAAACCAGCAGATTTTACTTCTCTCCCTAATAAGTGGAttgatgtgtatttatttattaatataatgaatcagcttttattttgatattattagttttgaatttaaattttgttgttttgtacacacacacacacacactcacacacacacacacacacacaaacacactcacgtttgtttttgtgaaaagtggggacatcccattgacgtaatggtttttatactgtagaaactgtatattctatcgcccttcaccaaccctacctctaaacctaaccctcacaggaaactttgtgcatttttactttttcaaaaaaactcattgtgtgtgatttataagcgttttgaaaaatggggacatgggttatgtcctgatatgtcacaaaaacaagagcacacacagtACATaactttaattcattttcatttctattttgttttagcatttaaacttattcaattttaatttcaatttttcgttttttagtctatttgtaatatttatatttatagaatttatattgtatattttattttagcttcttctaattaacaatttttaataattttagttaacaaGAAAGTTTTATGCTGCATCAAACCTCTACCAAAGGTAGAAAGAGGAAAACCTAGTAGAAAATATCATTCTAGTTCTGACGTTGTGCCTACCTTGCACAGAGACACGTCCCTGATGTGTCTCACGGCCCTCTGAGGTGTAAACCTCACACTCATACATGCCCTCGTCATCAAAATTCAGTTCAGGAATAATCAGGGTGGGTCCCTCTGCACTTGCGCCGACCTTCGGTGGTAAAATCCCATCGACCTTCCTCCAGCGGATTTTAGGAATGGGACTTAGGGAGGGCAGTAAAGAGTGAGCAAAAGGATTTTAGAgaaattttttcaatttttatagcTGACTGAGTTATGGGTTATGTTGAACAGATGTCGCAGTGATCTCTGAAGGGAAGTGAGGAGCTAAGGGGGACTTACTTGCCATAGGCAAAGCATTCCAGCTGTACAGTTTGTCCCGATAATGCATACGTCTCAGCGGGAAAACGCACTCGGACATTTGGAGCGGCTTTCCTTGGGTTTGCTTTGGAAAATCAAAacgcaatacttttttttaaatataaaatgttattttgatagCTGCATGTACTTGAGCTTGTTTCTTATTTTAACTAACCATTAGGGTAAACAGTGAGCTGGACAGCTTTGCTGAAGATGCTCTTGGTGCTGATGTCCATGTTGATGGTGGTGAAGCAGAAATAGTTGCCCGTGTCATTGGCCCTTGCATTAGCAAGATACAAGTTACCCGTCACCTGAGAAACAAACCATCTGCCCCCCTCTGGCTGGATGAAGTTGGGGAACTCATTTATGAACCAGCGGTAGGACAATGCTAGGTGGAACAAAATGAATGGAAGATGTAATATAAACATTTGaggaaataaataaactgaatataGAGTGAAATGTTACACTAACTGATAGCGTGCAATCATACCTGGGTAATGAGCTGGTGGCTGACAGGCAAGAAAGGTTCCTGCACCTTCATGGACCGTCTGAGGGCTTCTACTCTCAGGGGGGAAGTCATGGAGGTCTAGAATGCACACAACATTAATCAGGACAGGTAGAGTACAATTTCACCTCCTgctacttttattcagaaaggaatAGTTTTCACACTGGGAAAACAAAATCATTTGGTTTGAACTCACAGCCAAATTTGAGGTTAGCCACTCGGCTAATGATGGTGCCACAGCGGTTGACGGCGAGACACTGGTATGACCCACCATCTCGCCCATTCTGAGGGTTATTGATCACAAGGTTTCCTGCGACCTGTGTGTAGTGCGAATCCTCGACAAATGCTATTTCAGTGCCATTCACACGCCACCTGTGAAAAATCACATACAAGATCTAACTTCAATAGATTCTAGCTTAAAAAAAGTGCATAACCAATCATTTATTCAGGCAAACTTGTAGTACACTCGTTGTGGGGACAGCATgcatattgtattaaaatatatatttttgcttggttttcctgaaaaaatatttttaccgTCTTTTAAATAAGGAGATTTTTAAGGCTTAAGAAGCAAAattgcatattaaaacatagtTTCAGAGAATATATATCATTGTTTATTTTCTTACCATATTGACAAATAGTGTTTTTTCTAAGCATAAATATACAACAAGATTTTGAGAAGTTAATGTATATAACTAGACTATTTGGGTCAGTAACACTTTTAGCCAACAAACTAAAATGCATGAAACTGATCAAAattacaataaagacatttataattttacaaaagactTCAATTTCAAATATATAGTATTTGAAAGAATTTATTttggtaaaaatatttttacaatgtttgtGTTTTAAGTTAGATCATGTGAATAAAGTGAATAGTGAATAAAGGTCCTGTTTTGTTCGATAAAGTGTAAGTGCCAAAAAGCTGATGTGAATACCGGTAAATAGCAGCAGGGCTGGCGCGAGCCTGGCAGCTCAGGGTCACCTTGCCTTCTGGCATCCCCTCTGGGTAAATCAGACTAGACGGCTGCTCCTCAAACACAGGGCCACTGTCATGAcccgacacacacacatcccCACCTACAAAAATGTGCCCACCGTTACTGTCTGTTAGAAACATTTCAACAAAGACTGTcacaaaatgcttttaaatcaaaAACAGCATTCATGGCCTTTTAGCATGGTGACCCCTTGCATTTTAACCAACAGCTTTCCTGTTACCAGATGATTAAGCAGGCAACAGAACACTAAATGAAAGTCAAGggtatagtaaaatatatatgagAGTAATCTAGCTCAAGTATTCTTGTCATGCTCAGGCTTTTTGTACTGCCTCCTTTGACAGCTAGTGTACTGTGCCAAACCGACAGATACAGGGGGCGTGCGTGCCTAACAACTCCAGCGTATTTGCACTCAGAGTGGGAGTGTACTCCACCCGGGGAAAGTCAGCAGGGAATACAAGCTGTCAGAAAGAATTGCACGCACTCAGATATTTTGACAGAACAGAGGGGAACGGGAGAGTTTGTCTCCAGGTAGCCGTAAACGCATATGATGCATTATGAACTGGGTCAAGATTGAGTTTGGATTATATAGGactgtgtgtacatttgtgtcagtgTTTGCAACTATGACTAGGATTttgcctttctatttttaaataaattggtgCTTCTTTTTGAATTGAGACTGTGTATTATAATGCAATTTGTGATGGATTAGAGTACTATGAAAAAAGTTCTTTGTTCTTTGTTCTCGTATTTTCCAGTAACACATTCCTAAAACAAgatacattcatttattaataaattgcagatattgATATCGTTTTCAGAGAATATAATGTATtgaattaagtcatttttttcCTCCCTACTGGTATTTAGCTGTGGTGTAATCTAATGTTAcgaagtaataatattttattacattacttaagtattttttgggaCTATCTGTACTATACTTGAggttttttttagccatttttacttttactccactacatttcctaattaaaatttatacttttactccgatGCATTTCCCCGAGGAATATttgttacttactacaaaatagacAGAAGTCAAAAGAACACAGACCaaaagaccaaaataatttttttgcaccaggctgtaaaggtttttttttttttttttgctgtaaagttgggcattttaacatggagagtctatgggattgactcccttttgcagccagcctcaagcggccggTCGATGAATTACAGTGTTAGTCACTTCCGtatgggcttcacgagagagagcgggaggttgccgctcggttgAAGCTCAATGACTCAgtcacttgctgccacctactggtggttttaatttcacgTTTTGACCATTTTTTCACGTTTTAAATTCTTACagatatcagtattcaacattttatgtttaaaacataacattagacctatttatgcatctgtaactgcaggttaaatgcatccatgtcccctctgagatacataaactgagtaaatacatttaaatgctatttcagatgcagaaaTTTTCTTGTGCtggaataaaagatgttaagTTGATGAACCAGATGAAGTGCTTCGTATTcttactaaaaattaaaaaatgtaagaaagagttaaaactgaacacaatcttgttAATCAAGTTGTGtatgaacattttatatattgtttattttcttcttttttaattttgcttttaCTTGTACTTGTATGTTGCTATCTTTAAATAGGAAAACATGGAAGTTTTTggtagcttctaaattcatccctgtttggatcataaggaatgaatggtgctgaGCTAAAAGCTAGCATAGTGGCGCCGCACGCTACAGCGTTTGAGTGCATGCACTGAGACGGGTACATATCAACTCGTCTAAGATGAatgaagaacatagtggaatatggaaaaattgTGGTGTTTCCCTTAAAAAGACAAGTTCTGATAAGACCTTGAAATAATAGGGAGGCAGGGGAGGAGAGATGAGTATAGAAGGGGAGCCGGCTCCAAGAGAGGGTTTCTGCTCTGAGATTACAGTCAAATTCAGAGGTGTGATGGCTGCTCCCAGTAATGGGGACAAACAGCTCAAAACTGCCACTTAAGTTCTTTTCCACTCAAGTCTCTCAACAGCTCTTCACAGTCTCTATGTGTAGTTACTTCTGTGTACTAGACTAGAAACAGTAATTGTTTTGTTCAATCTAAATGCCTGTGATGATACATCAGAACCTAGACATTTTCCCCAGTACAGTGAATATGATTAGGTATATTCTCTAACCATTTAGGTATATTGATTATGATATGATTAGGTATATTCTCTAACCGTTCCTTTCCTTGCCCATGTTTTGGTGTTTACACATTACAGAtttatgaaagaaattaaaactctaattcagtaaggatgcattaaattgaataaGTGAGCAAAgacatatataaatgtaacaaaagattatattctgttctttttaactttccatTAACtgaaagattcctgaaaaaaatgtagcacagtttccacaaaaatattaagcagcacaattgttttcaaca harbors:
- the LOC113111202 gene encoding contactin-2-like, yielding MRILLCLLSLSSLALSYALGGDVCVSGHDSGPVFEEQPSSLIYPEGMPEGKVTLSCQARASPAAIYRWRVNGTEIAFVEDSHYTQVAGNLVINNPQNGRDGGSYQCLAVNRCGTIISRVANLKFGYLHDFPPESRSPQTVHEGAGTFLACQPPAHYPALSYRWFINEFPNFIQPEGGRWFVSQVTGNLYLANARANDTGNYFCFTTINMDISTKSIFSKAVQLTVYPNANPRKAAPNVRVRFPAETYALSGQTVQLECFAYGNPIPKIRWRKVDGILPPKVGASAEGPTLIIPELNFDDEGMYECEVYTSEGRETHQGRVSVQAQPEWLQVMSDSEVEISSELQWSCAASGKPRPTIGWLRNGQPLTTQDRVEVINGRLRISNLALEDSGMYQCVAENKHGTIYSNAELRVQVQAPDFRLNPVRKLVPAARGGQVKMECKPRAAPKPTLFWSRGTELLTNSTRITVTPDGVLWIYNISRSDEGKYTCFAENYLGKANSTGHLSVRDATKITLAPSNADINQGENATLQCHASHDPTMDLTFTWFLNGVLLDLEEPNGNYRRLEGKETIGDLLIVNGQLSHAGTYTCTAQTVVDSAVASAKLVVRGPPGPPGGLLVTSVNDTSVELRWSRGYDNHSPIGKYVILGRSSQTHDWKRMRTDPANIEGNAESARVIDLRPWMDYEFQVIASNILGSGEPSMPSQPVRTKQAAPTVAPSGLGGGGGNRNELIITWTTMAREYQNGDGFGYILAFRKQGMPTWMVVRVPHVESSRYVYSNESLSAYCPFEVRIKAYNKKGEGPFSQIAVVHSAEEEPTISPRRINATALTAFEIQVSWDPIQHLNINGVLRGYEIRYWRQHEREAAADRVRTAGLESMARVTGLRPNTLYHVTVLAYNSAGTGPASPRTTVVTKKPPPSRPPGNVSWKIAGSWVTVRWDHVKSMDNESAVLGYKVLYKHEGHSSLKIVEKSKNSITLPLPKDNGYVVLEIRSWGDGGDGAAHEAIVSQDSGTGMMVQNSSGTSGSLCTSVLLFTALVLIGSSGL